Proteins encoded in a region of the Populus nigra chromosome 3, ddPopNigr1.1, whole genome shotgun sequence genome:
- the LOC133689514 gene encoding F-box protein CPR1-like — protein sequence MSSHIPFDIITRILSNLDIKTLLCFRSVSKEWRSLIDSNGFINTHMSLSIKTNTNNTLLILGEGGLNPINFDDLSPGDLLNLQDQPFISIGWQDVRLMGSCNGLVCLSNDDGDVVILNQSTREHKGILSLVRHRFELSVSSAPDEHWVWGNGYGFGYDAVSNDYKVVSIARFLGIGFTSFKESEMTIYSAKKDLCWVIKIPYAMPFTNDKMGVYVHGSLHWIAKGFGSWRDRIVGFDLGLDEFREVPQPDYGGNVLDIDLGVLGSCLCVFAKFRDGSADVWVMKEYGVKESWSEVFSISQNVLFYDSVRPLSYSRRGREVLLELDAKRLVWYGMESRRVVDVVIQGRKKERLEAILCLNSLVPPDGNDRVVNSQQPTKEQKKNEEEEVLLDLCFTWSPGIDD from the coding sequence ATGTCCAGCCATATCCCATTTGATATCATAACTAGAATCCTCTCCAATCTTGACATCAAGACTCTCCTATGCTTCAGGAGCGTGTCAAAAGAATGGCGTTCTTTAATAGACAGCAATGGTTTTATCAACACCCATATGAGCCTTTCAATCAAAACCAACACTAACAACACCCTTCTTATTCTTGGAGAAGGAGGCCTTAATCCCATAAACTTCGACGATCTTTCTCCTGGTGACCTATTAAACTTGCAAGACCAACCATTTATTTCAATAGGATGGCAAGATGTTCGTCTAATGGGTTCTTGTAATGGTTTGGTGTGTTTAAGCAATGATGATGGTGACGTTGTTATACTTAATCAATCAACGCGAGAACATAAAGGGATACTGTCTCTTGTTCGACATAGATTTGAACTTTCTGTTAGTTCGGCACCAGATGAGCATTGGGTTTGGGGAAACGGATATGGGTTTGGTTACGATGCAGTTTCTAATGACTATAAGGTTGTGAGTATTGCCAGGTTTCTTGGAATAGGTTTTACTAGTTTCAAAGAATCAGAAATGACAATTTATAGTGCAAAGAAAGATTTGTGTTGGGTTATTAAGATCCCTTATGCTATGCCGTTTACGAATGATAAAATGGGTGTTTACGTTCATGGATCATTGCATTGGATTGCTAAGGGGTTTGGTAGTTGGAGGGATAGAATTGTTGGCTTTGATCTTGGATTGGATGAGTTTAGAGAGGTGCCACAACCTGATTATGGGGGTAATGTGCTTGACATTGATCTTGGTGTGTTGGGCAGTTGTTTGtgtgtgtttgctaaatttagAGATGGGAGTGCTGACGTTTGGGTTATGAAAGAATATGGGGTTAAGGAGTCTTGGAGTGAGGTGTTCTCTATTTCGCAAAATGTGTTGTTTTATGATTCAGTAAGGCCGTTGAGTTACTCTAGGAGAGGTAGAGAGGTTTTGTTAGAATTGGATGCGAAAAGACTTGTTTGGTATGGCATGGAAAGTAGAAGGGTTGTGGATGTTGTGATTCAAGGAAGGAAGAAAGAGCGCTTGGAAGcaattttatgtttgaattcCCTTGTTCCTCCTGATGGTAATGACAGAGTTGTTAACAGTCAGCAGCCGACGAAAGAGCAAAAGAAGAACGAAGAAGAAGAGGTATTGCTTGATctttgttttacttggagtCCTGGGATTGATGATTGA
- the LOC133689517 gene encoding uncharacterized protein LOC133689517, translating into MKLYTFSGHVIELWNQWELRIMILLSLSLQIFLTITGSRRKYTAGIWFGTFVWLAYLSADWLATITLGILARSLGGSESKGTTSSATSIPAFWAPMLLVHLGGPDAITAYSIEDNELWSRHLLQLLTQLVVAFYASFRSWWSNDPLIYIVIPIFVSGVIKYGERVWVLWLASSNKFRYSPNTESFYLLVKGNDEIPEARYIQEAHSLFQTLKLQFADYPVTYAAHRKSDALLRSKTGPEAFKLVEIELGFVFDLLFTKVITTLRWRLRIILRCINFLSSVSALVAFSSMTRNSHTYTKIDIIISYLLLIGAIVLEIYSAILMLFSDWAMLWLSKRRVWWSRRICSSRLLSFLRSNRRWKASTAQSVIEEHRVSLCKYISKLFSTGHIQSWEDVGDDLKEFIFKSLLTMSSECSFQDDPITILAARGGLALESYDCDRELGWSVEEKDFHESFLMWHMAVNTCFEQDSSIRCKISITLSRYMMYLWKDLPFMLPKQLGEPKYKQAVSDGYVKEGVGKLIASFKGLERQHGWSVERKWEIISDVLVEMLFHAASRCGWKEHAKALSQGGELITFVAVLMSHLGLHRQCMY; encoded by the coding sequence ATGAAACTGTATACTTTTTCTGGACATGTTATCGAATTGTGGAATCAATGGGAGCTTCGCATCATGATTTTGCTAAGTCTCTCGCTGCAAATTTTCCTCACCATCACTGGCAGTCGACGAAAGTATACCGCCGGAATCTGGTTCGGGACGTTTGTTTGGCTAGCATATTTGTCGGCGGATTGGTTGGCAACTATTACTTTGGGTATTCTTGCTCGTAGCCTAGGGGGTTCAGAATCCAAAGGTACCACTTCCAGCGCAACCTCCATCCCGGCATTTTGGGCACCGATGCTCCTTGTACACCTTGGTGGCCCTGACGCTATTACTGCCTACTCAATCGAGGACAACGAATTGTGGTCGAGGCACTTGCTTCAGCTATTAACCCAGCTTGTGGTGGCCTTTTATGCGTCGTTTAGGTCATGGTGGAGCAATGATCCGCTCATATATATAGTCATTCCAATCTTTGTTTCTGGAGTTATCAAATATGGAGAGAGAGTTTGGGTCCTTTGGTTAGCAAGCTCCAACAAGTTTAGGTATTCCCCAAACACAGAAAGTTTTTATCTGCTAGTgaaaggcaatgatgaaataccAGAGGCCAGATATATCCAAGAAGCTCATTCCTTGTTCCAAACTTTGAAGTTACAATTTGCTGATTACCCAGTTACATATGCTGCTCATCGGAAGAGCGACGCTTTGTTGAGGAGCAAGACAGGCCCTGAAGCATTCAAATTGGTAGAAATTGAGTTGGGGTTCGTGTTCGATTTACTTTTCACCAAGGTGATAACAACACTTCGTTGGCGACTACGCATCATTCTCCGCTGCATCAACTTTCTGTCCTCTGTTTCTGCATTAGTAGCATTCTCATCAATGACCAGAAACTCCCATACCTATactaaaattgatattattatatcgTACTTGTTGCTGATCGGAGCTATTGTTCTGGAGATTTACTCGGCCATTTTGATGCTTTTCTCTGATTGGGCTATGCTTTGGCTTAGCAAGCGAAGGGTTTGGTGGTCTCGACGTATTTGTTCTTCTCGGTTGCTATCGTTTCTTAGAAGTAACAGAAGGTGGAAAGCATCCACGGCACAGTCTGTTATAGAAGAACATCGAGTGAGTCTATGTAAATACATCTCAAAACTCTTTAGCACTGGCCACATTCAGAGCTGGGAGGATGTTGGTGATGATTTAAaggaatttattttcaaaagtctCTTGACTATGAGTTCAGAATGCAGTTTCCAAGATGATCCGATTACGATATTGGCAGCGAGAGGTGGCCTTGCACTCGAAAGTTATGATTGCGATAGAGAACTTGGCTGGTCTGTCGAAGAAAAAGACTTTCATGAAAGCTTCCTCATGTGGCACATGGCTGTTAATACTTGTTTCGAACAGGATTCTTCAATTCGTTGTAAAATAAGCATAACTTTATCTCGTTACATGATGTATCTATGGAAGGATTTGCCGTTTATGCTACCTAAACAGTTGGGAGAACCAAAGTATAAGCAAGCCGTTTCCGATGGATATGTGAAGGAAGGTGTTGGCAAGCTCATAGCTTCATTCAAGGGGCTGGAGAGACAGCATGGTTGGTCAGTTGAACGGAAATGGGAAATCATAAGTGACGTGTTGGTCGAGATGCTATTTCATGCTGCGAGTCGATGTGGATGGAAAGAGCATGCAAAAGCACTTAGTCAGGGAGGAGAGCTAATTACTTTTGTGGCCGTTCTAATGTCTCATCTTGGTCTCCATCGGCAGTGTATGTATTAG
- the LOC133689515 gene encoding uncharacterized protein LOC133689515, translating into MGLPDLLVNKEANRIWACFIIYRALYSVTTTGHPPPQHQAFQFQQGQALNLTPKDHFALQFQQQFHPSHFAIHPHHQHQHQRHPQQHHQHQVFSQDLNFRQPQAVVTPPAPPPQLQAQQQHRQTQHVQNAGVVTNEVAKESSAPVGSKRRGGPGGLNKVCGVSPELQAIVGEPALPRTEIVKQLWQYIRKNNLQDPSNKRKIICDDALRVVFETDCTDMFKMNKLLAKHIIPLQPSKESSQAKRAKVDVETPTENTEPGASLVGISERLAEFLGTTEREMTQTEASRRVWEYIKLKQLEDPLNSMAIQCDTKLRDLLGCESISAVGVGEVLARHHLFKRS; encoded by the exons ATGGGTTTACCGGATTTATTAGTTAACAAAGAGGCTAACCGGATATGgg catgttttataatttatcgtGCTTTGTACTCCGTGACCACCACAGGGCATCCGCCACCACAACATCAAGCTTTTCAGTTCCAACAAGGGCAAGCTCTTAACTTAACCCCTAAAGACCATTTTGCCCTCCAATTTCAACAACAATTTCACCCTTCCCATTTTGCCATTCACCCTcaccaccagcaccagcaccagcgCCATCCTCAACAACACCACCAGCACCAGGTTTTTTCTCAGGACCTTAACTTTAGGCAGCCACAAGCGGTGGTGACTCCCCCAGCTCCGCCACCTCAGCTGCAAGCACAGCAGCAGCATAGGCAGACACAGCATGTGCAAAATGCTGGGGTTGTTACTAATGAAGTGGCTAAAGAGAG CAGTGCTCCAGTTGGATCCAAAAGAAGAGGTGGACCTGGTGGGTTAAACAAAGTATGTGGTGTTTCACCTGAACTTCAGGCCATTGTTGGTGAGCCAGCGCTGCCAAGGACTGAG ATTGTGAAGCAATTGTGGCAATACATAAGGAAAAACAACCTCCAGGATCCAAGTAACAAGAGGAAGATAATTTGCGATGATGCTTTACGTGTGGTTTTTGAGACAGACTGCACTGACATGTTTAAGATGAATAAGTTACTGGCTAAACATATCATCCCGCTTCAACCATCAA AGGAATCCAGTCAAGCAAAGCGAGCAAAGGTGGATGTTGAGACTCCAACTGAAAATACTGAACCTGGTGCATCACTTGTGGGAATATCTGAAAGACTTGCTGAGTTTTTGGGGACTACTGAGAGGGAAATGACCCAAACAGAAGCATCCAGACGTGTTTGGGAGTACATAAAGCTAAAACAGTTGGAG GATCCGTTAAATTCAATGGCGATACAATGTGATACAAAGCTTCGTGATCTTCTTGGATGTGAAAGCATATCTGCAGTGGGGGTAGGAGAGGTGTTAGCACGGCATCATTTATTCAAACGGTCATGA
- the LOC133689516 gene encoding hydroxyproline O-galactosyltransferase GALT2-like, which translates to MDRYELVVLKTIAIFVLVSLNMLNTFVRVDTVLKEIDRTSPNKSLYMGNLNLLHRPLRNGKWAVTFEEWPEEVYPPYANGPGYVISTDIAKFVIAQHGKRSLRLFKMEDVSMGMWVEQFNSSTPVQYSHNWKFCQYGCLENYYTAHYQSPRQMICLWDKLARGRAQCCSFR; encoded by the exons ATGGATCGCTATGAGCTTGTGGTTCTCAAAACTATTGCTATTT TTGTTTTGGTATCTCTGAATATGCTGAATACATTTGTTAGGGTGGACACAGTCTTGAAAGAAATTGATCGTACCTCTCCCAACAAGTCTCTTTATATGGGCAATCTCAATCTCTTACATCGTCCTCTAAGAAATGGAAAATGGGCAGTTACTTTTGAG GAATGGCCTGAAGAAGTATATCCTCCTTACGCCAATGGACCTGGATATGTAATTTCTACTGATATTGCTAAATTTGTCATTGCTCAACATGGCAAACGAAGCCTCAGG CTCTTTAAGATGGAAGATGTTAGTATGGGAATGTGGGTTGAACAATTTAACAGCTCCACCCCTGTTCAGTACTCTCACAACTGGAAATTCTGTCAATACGGATGCTTGGAGAACTATTATACTGCACATTACCAATCCCCAAGGCAGATGATCTGTCTGTGGGACAAGTTGGCGAGAGGTCGGGCACAATGTTGCAGCTTTAGATGA
- the LOC133689518 gene encoding uncharacterized protein LOC133689518: MDVDGLSVRVVALWNDWQLRSMILLSLWLQIFLTIAGSRRKYTAGIWLGTLVWLAYTSADPLATLSLGTITRNQGGSNCTTKNESITPAFWSSMLLVHLGGPYTFTAYAVEDNELWSRHVLQLLTQLSMSFYASLRSWWSEDPLRYLAIPIFIAGIIKYGERVLVLWLASSNKFRDSANEERKLLREQLDHKISRDELDNKDTTRYDEVLGFDGIRPEAKHLHEAHFLFRTLKLLYGDYLVTYPTHMISNYIILKSKSAAEAFELIGVELGFMFDVLFTKAMTGVFWRPRLFLRSINFLLSVSALLVLLPNF, translated from the coding sequence ATGGATGTGGATGGTTTATCTGTACGTGTTGTCGCATTGTGGAACGACTGGCAGCTTCGCTCAATGATTTTGCTAAGTCTCTGGCTGCAAATTTTCCTCACCATCGCTGGCAGTCGACGAAAGTATACAGCCGGAATCTGGCTTGGGACGCTGGTTTGGCTTGCATATACGTCAGCTGACCCGCTGGCAACTCTTTCATTGGGTACAATTACTCGCAATCAAGGGGGTTCAAATTGTACCACTAAAAATGAAAGCATCACCCCGGCATTTTGGTCATCGATGCTCCTTGTCCACCTTGGTGGCCCTTACACTTTTACTGCCTATGCAGTAGAGGACAACGAACTGTGGTCGAGGCATGTGCTTCAGCTATTAACGCAACTTTCGATGTCCTTTTATGCATCATTGAGGTCATGGTGGAGCGAGGATCCGCTCAGATATTTAGCTATTCCTATCTTTATTGCTGGAATCATAAAATATGGGGAGAGGGTTTTGGTTCTTTGGTTAGCAAGCTCCAACAAGTTTAGAGACTCCGCAAACGAAGAAAGGAAGCTTCTACGAGAGCAATTAGATCACAAAATTTCACGCGATGAACTCGATAACAAGGATACAACAAGGTACGATGAAGTTTTGGGATTTGATGGCATAAGACCAGAGGCAAAACATCTCCATGAAGCTCATTTCTTATTCCGAACTTTGAAGTTACTATATGGAGATTACCTTGTTACATATCCAACTCACATGATCAGCAACTATATTATCTTGAAGAGCAAGTCTGCTGCCGAAGCATTCGAGTTGATAGGAGTGGAGTTGGGTTTCATGTTTGATGTCCTTTTCACCAAGGCGATGACAGGGGTTTTCTGGCGGCCTCGCCTCTTTCTCCGCTCCATCAACTTTCTACTCTCTGTCTCTGCATTACttgtgttgctacccaatttttga
- the LOC133689292 gene encoding putative disease resistance protein RGA3: MAEGVLFSNAEEIIKKLGTLAAEDVALWWGLKDQLRKLTDTVTKIKAMVPDAEPRKQNHEIEEWLKKLQEAVFDVEDVLDNFSTQVLRKQLMSGNGVSREVCAFFSRSNKFVYGLRMGHKVKALRERLHGFETESRGFNFDVRDEERASLTTVREQTTSPEPEVLVGRESDIAAVKRFLLDSNDLSYYSRAISIVGTAGLGKTTLAQHVFNDEQVDRHFGVKRWVSVSGGLDVRKILKGVVESDSDQLEILKNEIKNKFGRKFFLLVLDDVRDGEDGLNAKKWNSLMELLVCKKIVVTTRSHAIAKLTIAPHVLEGLSVDESWDLFRRMAFCQGQESEHVDEKIREEIVGRCRGVPLVIKAIARLLSLKDRAQWLSFILNELPYRIRDYNIIQTLELSYGALPSYMKHCFAYCSLFPKNHEVDVRSLIQLWIAQGFISSSNSGDRCLETAGLRCFEDLFRRSFFREVKRDDLGNIISCKMNSRMYDVAAKVGAFESTKVDGGRNRISDSTRHVSLDEDLNFPPHIQIPLPRAKRLRTLILQSVKWDEGTWESICRDFRRLRVLVLPNLTIRKVSPLIEKLKHLRYLDLSNNHMEALPYSITNLINLQVLKLNRCKNLKKLPRDINKLINLRHLDLGLCRSLEYMPLGIGKLTYLQTLSYFVVAKNSSHMSKNIGGLDEFSGLNELTIEWEWDDGSDSDTYLYDKMLLSLQPNSNLQELRLIEHGGVSFLSSLSHLSNLVRIRLEKCRRLEHIPPLDGILSLEVLLIEDMERLEYIDSEGVGGKGVSMFFPSLKKLVIKSCGRLKGWWKKSKDEMNDDSDESTIEEELIMLYFPRLSSLSIYKCPNLTSMPLFPTLNESLYLKETSSMPLQQTMKMKSPVSSSSSSSFMHPLSKLKNLDIDSVGDMESLPEVGLQNLSSLQQLSIRGCGRLNSLPLPDQGMHSLQKLDISNCPELRLLDYRGVRFPSWFSNVVRIRLEMCRRLEHIPPLDGILSLEVLLIEDMERLEYIDSEGVGGKGVSMFFPSLKKLMIKSCGRLKGWWKKSRDEMNDDSDESTIEEELIMLSFPRLSSLSIYKCPNLTSMPLFPTLDESLYLKETSSMPLQQTMKMKSPVSSSSSSFIHPLSKLKNLDIGSVGDMESLPKVGLQNLSSLQRLSINGCERLKSLPLPDQGMHSLQKLDISNCRELKCLSQSESQGMIPYLPSLRELRIIDCSKELSRRIIIRGGKEWPHIKHIPSIVIDGYGIQQ, translated from the coding sequence ATGGCTGAAGGTGTGCTCTTTAGTAATGCGGAGGAAATAATAAAGAAACTAGGTACCCTAGCTGCTGAGGACGTTGCACTGTGGTGGGGGCTCAAAGATCAATTAAGGAAGCTCACTGACACTGTGACCAAGATTAAGGCTATGGTTCCAGATGCTGAGCCTCGGAAACAGAATCATGAAATCGAAGAGTGGCTCAAGAAGCTGCAAGAAGCTGTATTTGATGTGGAGGATGTGCTGGACAATTTTTCAACACAAGTTCTGCGAAAACAGTTGATGTCTGGTAATGGAGTTTCGAGGGAGGTATGTGCTTTCTTCTCAAGATCAAACAAATTTGTGTATGGTTTACGAATGGGTCATAAAGTTAAAGCACTTAGGGAGAGACTACATGGCTTTGAAACTGAGAGTCGTGGATTTAACTTTGATGTTCGTGATGAGGAGAGAGCTTCTTTGACTACTGTCAGGGAGCAAACTACCTCCCCTGAACCTGAAGTTCTAGTTGGGAGAGAAAGTGACATAGCGGCAGTAAAACGTTTTCTGCTGGATTCCAATGATTTATCATACTACAGTCGTGCCATCTCCATAGTTGGAACAGCTGGGTTGGGGAAGACCACACTAGCTCAACATGTTTTCAATGATGAGCAAGTTGATAGGCACTTTGGTGTGAAACGCTGGGTAAGTGTGTCAGGTGGCTTAGATGTTAGAAAGATTCTCAAAGGGGTTGTAGAAAGTGATTCTGATCAGTTAGAGattctgaaaaatgaaattaaaaataaatttggacgaaaattttttcttcttgtattaGATGACGTGAGGGATGGTGAGGATGGTCTAAATGCTAAAAAATGGAATAGTTTGATGGAGTTGTTAGTATGTAAAAAGATAGTGGTAACTACACGTTCTCATGCAATTGCAAAACTCACAATAGCACCGCATGTTTTAGAAGGTCTATCAGTAGATGAGTCATGGGATCTTTTTAGAAGAATGGCATTTTGTCAAGGTCAGGAGTCGGAGCATGTAGATGAAAAGATTAGAGAAGAGATCGTGGGTAGGTGTCGTGGAGTTCCTTTGGTCATAAAGGCAATCGCGAGGTTATTGTCTTTGAAAGATAGAGCCCAGTGGTTATCCTTTATATTAAATGAACTTCCATATAGAATTAGAGATTATAACATCATACAGACCCTTGAGTTAAGCTATGGTGCTCTTCCATCGTATATGAAGCATTGTTTTGCCTACTGTAGCTTATTTCCAAAAAACCATGAGGTAGATGTGAGATCATTGATTCAACTTTGGATTGCACAAGGGTTCATTAGCTCTTCAAATTCAGGTGATAGGTGTCTTGAAACTGCTGGTCTTAGGTGCTTCGAGGATTTATTTAGGAGGTCATTCTTTCGTGAAGTGAAAAGGGATGATTTGGGTAACATAATAAGTTGCAAAATGAATAGTCGTATGTATGATGTTGCAGCTAAAGTTGGTGCTTTTGAAAGCACTAAAGTGGATGGTGGAAGAAATAGGATTAGTGATTCGACTCGGCACGTGTCACTTGACGAGGATTTGAATTTTCCACCACATATTCAAATTCCGTTGCCTCGTGCAAAACGTCTAAGAACACTTATATTGCAAAGTGTCAAATGGGATGAGGGAACATGGGAGTCAATTTGTCGAGACTTTAGGCGTTTACGAGTGCTTGTTTTGCCTAATTTAACAATTAGGAAAGTGTCGCCTCTCATTGAAAAGCTCAAGCACCTTAGATATCTTGATCTTTCTAATAATCACATGGAGGCACTTCCTTATTCTATCACCAATCTGATAAATTTGCAAGTGCTCAAGCTCAATAGATGTAAGAACCTTAAAAAACTACCGAGAGATATCAATAAACTTATTAATCTGAGGCATCTTGATCTTGGTTTATGTCGAAGTTTGGAGTACATGCCTCTTGGGATTGGGAAATTAACTTATCTACAAACTTTGTCGTATTTTGTGGTTGCAAAAAATAGTAGTCATATGTCCAAAAATATTGGTGGATTGGATGAGTTCAGTGGGCTAAATGAATTGACCATAGAGTGGGAGTGGGATGATGGTAGTGATTCAGATACTTATTTGTATGATAAAATGTTGCTAAGCCTCCAGCCAAACTCGAATCTTCAAGAGTTGAGATTGATAGAGCATGGAGGTGTGAGCTTTCTAAGTTCGCTTTCACATCTCTCAAATCTTGTAAGGATTCGTCTAGAAAAGTGTAGAAGACTTGAGCATATCCCTCCCTTAGATGGAATCCTTTCTCTTGAGGTATTGTTGATTGAAGATATGGAAAGATTGGAGTACATAGATAGTGAGGGGGTTGGAGGGAAAGGAGTGTCAATGTTTTTCCCATCTTTAAAGAAACTTGTGATCAAGAGTTGTGGTAGACTGAAGGGATGGTGGAAGAAGAGCAAAGATGAGATGAATGATGATAGTGATGAGTCAACAATAGAAGAAGAGTTGATAATGCTTTATTTTCCACGTCTTTCTTCCTTGAGCATTTATAAGTGTCCAAATCTGACTTCAATGCCGCTGTTTCCAACTCTCAATGAAAGTCTTTATTTGAAGGAAACCAGTTCAATGCCATTACAACAGACAATGAAGATGAAATCACcagtctcttcttcttcttcttcttcttttatgcaTCCTCTCTCCAAATTGAAGAATCTAGATATTGATTCAGTTGGGGATATGGAATCTCTTCCAGAAGTAGGGCTGCAAAATCTCTCTTCTCTTCAACAGCTATCGATCAGAGGATGCGGAAGATTGAATTCTCTACCACTGCCTGATCAGGGGATGCATTCTCTTCAGAAATTAGATATCAGTAACTGCCCGGAATTGAGATTGTTAGACTATAGAGGTGTGAGGTTTCCAAGTTGGTTTTCAAATGTTGTAAGGATTCGTCTAGAAATGTGTAGAAGACTTGAGCATATCCCTCCCTTAGATGGAATCCTTTCTCTTGAGGTATTGTTGATTGAAGATATGGAAAGATTGGAGTACATAGATAGTGAGGGGGTTGGAGGAAAAGGAGTGTCAATGTTTTTCCCATCTTTAAAGAAACTTATGATCAAGAGTTGTGGTAGGCTGAAGGGATGGTGGAAGAAGAGTAGAGATGAGATGAATGATGATAGTGATGAGTCAACAATAGAAGAAGAGTTGATAATGCTTTCTTTTCCACGTCTTTCTTCCTTGAGCATTTATAAGTGTCCAAATCTGACTTCAATGCCGTTGTTTCCAACTCTTGATGAAAGTCTTTATTTGAAGGAAACTAGTTCAATGCCGTTACAACAGACAATGAAGATGAAATCACcagtctcttcttcttcttcttcttttatccatCCTCTCTCCAAATTGAAGAATCTAGATATTGGTTCAGTTGGGGATATGGAATCTCTTCCAAAAGTAGGGCTGCAAAATCTCTCTTCTCTTCAACGGCTATCGATCAATGGATGCGAAAGATTGAAGTCTTTGCCACTGCCTGATCAGGGGATGCATTCTCTTCAGAAATTAGATATCAGTAACTGCCGGGAATTAAAGTGTCTATCTCAATCTGAATCCCAAGGGATGATACCCTACCTTCCCTCTTTGCGGGAATTAAGAATCATTGATTGCAGTAAAGAGCTGAGTCgaagaataataataagggGGGGAAAGGAGTGGCCTCACATTAAACACATTCCTAGTATTGTAATTGATGGCTATGGCATTCAACAGTGA